The Microcoleus sp. FACHB-831 sequence GTTTTGCGCTGAAATTCTGTCGTGGCTGTGGCGAAATCTCTGCCGTAAGTAGTGATAACTGTATTAATAAGAATTCTATCTAAATTAACAGGCGATCGCTGGCTGCGAAAAGCAGCTATTTCATCATAACCATACAGATTTTCAGTGACTCCAAACCGCACCGTCTGCGGGCTGTTCCAAAATAGTTCGTCAAGTACGGCGACATCGTTGCTAATCAAAGCTTTTTCGTAACGCTGAAAGGCTGCTGTTACTTCAGCTACTACTTCGGGAATGTTGATATCCATTAAAAACTTCCGATTGTTAGGGTTAATCTCGGATTTTGAAACGCAGATAATGCGGAGTAATGCAGATATTTAACTTCTCTTAGCTTCCCTCGTTCAGGTGAAGCCTGGGAACGAGGGAAGTCGGGGAGCAAAAAGTAGTAAGGTGGCCAGCGCCAACCTAAGAGTAACCTTTAGCGGCTCGTTCTGGCAATCCCATCACGCTTCGGTAGTGGGATTCAATTTCGCTAATTGATTTAGATTGCCGCTTTGTAACCCACTGACTGCGCTCAAACAATTCTTTTTTCAAATCATCTACGTTAATGGTTGTTACGTTACCATTGGCAACAATTTGTTTCCCATTCACCCAAGCGCTATCTACTGCCTGAGTGGGGCGTCCCCATATTAGCAAACCAATGGGATCTGTTCGGGGTAGAAGGGATAAATTAGTAAGGTCGTAAAGTACCAAATCTGCTTTTTTACCTACAGTCAGCGAACCAAGTTCATCGCCGAGGTTTAATCCCTTCGCGCCGCCTAAAGCTGC is a genomic window containing:
- the hpxZ gene encoding oxalurate catabolism protein HpxZ, yielding MDINIPEVVAEVTAAFQRYEKALISNDVAVLDELFWNSPQTVRFGVTENLYGYDEIAAFRSQRSPVNLDRILINTVITTYGRDFATATTEFQRKTSNKTGRQSQTWMRTEQGWRIVSAHVSLLASPD